TCTCGATCAGCATCCGCTCCTCATACCGTTCGACCACATCCAAGTCGTAATCCGCGTGTTCGTTCCCGCTCAGATACTCGATTTCCCGCATCGCTTCTCTCGCGATCAGTACCCCGCAGTTAACTAGGAAAATGTTCGCGATATACGACTGCTGATCGTTCAACTGCAGCGTCAGCGTAGGCGTAAGCGACTTGTGGAAATGCATCGCCGCCTCCGCGTATGCCTTCTCTTTATAGAGGAGATGCGCGTAGCGGTAATTCGCGACCGGATGCTCGGGCTGCAGACGCAGCGCTTCCCTGAGGCAGGTCATCGCCAGCGAGGGGTCCGGACGGTCGCCGAACTTGTATGTCTCCCCGTGGTGGACATACAAGGAAACCAACCGCTCCCGCCATCGGTCGGCCTCCGCGAAGTCGCGCTTCGCGAGCGCCTCCTTCCGCCGTTGCTTATATACCCTCGCCTCATTCGAGGGAATGAACGATTCCTCTACTTCTTCCCACATTTCCGATCCCGCTCCTCTTCTTCGCCGTGACAGCCTTTCACGCTTCGGTTTGTATGCTAGGTGCATATCATCCGAAAGGGGCAAATCTTCTATGAACACAGTTACAGCCGCAGTTCCAGTAAACACGCTCTTATCCCGTTACGGCTTCCGCGCCTCCGACCTGGTAACACCGGACTCTTCTTACGGTGCACTGCTCGACCGCGCGCTGCACGAAGCCGGTATCGGCTTGGATGAACTTCCTTCGATTTCGGAACAGGACTGGCAGCTCGCCCTCCGCAAGGCCCGCGACCGTTTCGACGGCCCCGGCGGCGAGACGCTCGTCGACCCGCGCCGCGCCCCGCTCCCATTGTCGAGCATCGACTTCTACATGGCGGGCGTCGTCCGCTGGATGAACGAGCTCGGCATTCATACCTACTCCTGCTGCGACGGGCACGGCAAGCGGCTGCCTCACGCGAATATGATCTCGTATCTCGGCACCCAGCAAAAACACATCCTGCAGGTTAGCGCTCCGGAAGGGATGTCGCTGCGCGCGCAGGGGCGCCGGGTCCAATGGGAGATGAATCCCTCCGAGCCCGAGCGGCTGCTTCAATTCGCAGAACGATTATACTGCATCGTCTCCGAACCCGCCACGCTGTTTCGCTACGAGGCGGATCGGTTCGCGGAAGGCTTGGTGGAGCTGTTGGAGATTCCGGGGGAGAGCGGCTCCGAGGAGCGGATTCGACGCGCGGCGATCGCGAAGCTGCGTCGGCATGCCGACGATCTGTTCGTCGATCGCGCGGGGAACGTATGCGCCGCGATCCTCTGCGGCGAAGGTCCGACCGTGCTGCTGTCCGCTCATATGGACGTCTTCAGCGAGATCGAGCCGGAGCGGCGTATCGTTCGCCGCGGGACGGAGCTGTCCAGCTCCGAGGGGATCCTCGGCGCCGACGACCGGGCCGGGATGGCCGTCATCCTGGAGCTGTGCCGCCGCGTGCACCGGACGAACTTCAACGGGACATTGAAGGTAGCGCTCACCGTTCGGGAGGAGATCGGACTGGAAGGTTCCCAAGCGTTGGACGCGGCATGGCTGGAGGACGTGCGTGGCGCGATCGTCGTCGACCGCCGCGGCACCCGAGACATCGTCACCTCGTGCGGCCGGGTAATTCCGTTCTGCAGCGAAGCGTACGGCCGATTGTTCGAAGCGGCCGGCGCCCTCGCCGGCATGCCCGACTGGCGCGTCACGCCGGGCGGCTCCAGCGACGCCAAGGTGCTGGCAACGGAGTTCGGCATCCCGTCCGTCAATCTCTCGGCGGGGTACCGCCACGAGCACACGTCCAGCGAAACCGTCGATTACCTCGCGACGTACCAGACCGTCAAGCTGATCGAGTGCGTGCTTCATCGGAATATGATTCAGTAAGCACGAAGTTACGACAAATAGACCGCGACCGAATCTTCCCCACGTCGCGGTCTATGATTTATTTTACGAACTTGCTTGGCTCATCTTCCGCAGCAGCTCTTGAATCCGCTCCTGATCGTTGTTCGCCATCGCTTCCTGCAGACGTTCGTTCAACTCGTTCAGCGAGCCGTGACTCTCTCGAATGCGCTGCGCGGCCTGCGCCTCGAACCGTTCCCGCTCCCGATCCAACGCTTGAATGACTTGTTGCTCGGTCCGATGGATGCGGTCCCGTTCCAGCCCTTCTTCGAAGTCGGTCTTCGAGACTTCCTCGGCCGCGTGCTGCAGACTCTCTTGAATGAGCTTCTTCGCTGTCTCGGCTTCCTGTTCCTTATTCGACTCGCTCATGAAACTACACCGCCTATTAATCTTCGATGAAGGTACGAATCGGCTTAAGCACATCCATCTGGATGCCTTGCGATACGTCCTTAAATCCATCGAGAGGATTCTTGTTGTACACGTTTAACATGACCTGGGAGGCGAACTTGACCGTTTCGAGGTCGTTGGTTTCGAGCCCCTTCTGAATGACGGCGTCCATCGACTTGTACAAGCGCTCGCGCTCCGCGAAGCTGGTTTTCAAGAACGTTTCGAAGTTACTCCGGTCGGTCTCCATCTTCTTCGTAATAGCATTCAGGCAGGCGATGATGCGTTCCCGCTCCGTCTTTTCAACTTCCTTAGCCTTATAGTAGCTTGTGAAAGAATCGATCGCGTTCGAAACCATATTGGCTACATCCATAGTTACTAGGTTCGTGATCGGATTGCTCATATCGTTTTATAGTCTCCCTTGTGATAGTTTCTGCTCCATCTCGACCAATCGCTTCGTCAGGTCCTTATACTGTCGCGTGATTTCCGCATTGCCCTGCAAGAACTGCGTCGTTAACGTCTGCTCAAGCAGTTGAATGATCGCGATCGCCTGCGTCGCTTCTTCGAGCTCCCGTTGTGACGGATTCTTCGATCCAAGAATCTTGGCCGTCTCCCTCATCTTCAGCTCCAGCGGCTTCAGCAACCGGTCGATAAGCTTGCGCTCCTCGTTCACCGACATCTCGATATAAGTCAAGTTGCTCTTGACTTTCCGAAGCTTCTCGCATTCGGCATCGATTCGGGCCCGGTACTCTCTTGCCTCGTCCAACATTTCATTGGCTTCCCGCACCCGCTTGCGCTGACTGATCAAGTCGGTCAGTAACACGCCGCCTAGGAACGCGACCGGATTCACGCGGGTTGCCATGGTTAGGGCAGACGAGGCGACCGACGCCGCAAACAACGTCCCGACGACGGTTGCGGTATTCGCTCCGCGTTCGCGGCGCTCGAATTCCATTCTGGCGATGTACTTCTTCACTGTCGGGGCGTAATCGCTTTTCAGCTTATCGTACTTTTCGCCTTTATACGCATAATGGGCCTCGACGAGCTTCTCCGTCTGCTTGATCTTCGCCTCGACTTCCTTAAAGGTATCATTGTAGCGGGATCTAGCACTGGAAATAATACCGCTCGCTTCCTCCCGTTTTTCGAACGACGTCTTATAGTCGCTCTTCCCCTGTATCACCATTTCCTTGAAGCCGTCCGTCATGATCTCGGTCAATTCTTTTCTTCCGTCGCTAAGGATTTGACCGAACTCCTTGCCCAGATCGAACATCTCTCTGAAAAAGCCCAAAGACCGCACCTTCTGCCTCTTCGAATTCATTCTTGCAAAAAAACAGTTCCAACTTTCCCATTTTACAGTAAGTTTCATAGATTTATCTACATATTTATTAGTTCTACAGACCCATCAGACACTCTCATTGTCAGGGATCGTTCGTTCCTCTCTTGAAGCATGCAAAAAAGCGGCCCCCGATGAGAGCCGCAGGACGTGTAAAGATCCATCTACTTCCCCTTCATCTGCCGGTACTTCTGCGCGTGCAGCTTCTTGCGGGCCGCGCGGTCATAAGAGAAGCTCTCGAGCTGCTCCGACAGGAGCTCCGATTCCGCCGCCAGCGACGGCGCGTTCAGCGCGGACGCCATCTCCCTCAGGCGCTCCGCCTGTTCCCGCAGCAGCCGCTGTCCCTCCTCGCTCCGCCCGCCGTCCAGCGCCGCCATGGCGGACTCGATCGCCAGCGCCGACCGCGTCAGCTCCGCCTGCTTCGTCACCTCCGGGTCCCGCGGAAGGCTCAGCAACGCGCCGTCATTCGTAAACTCTACCGGAAGCTCCGCGGCGAATCGGCAATGCTCGGCGCCGTCCGTCACATCCGCGTACTCCCAAGCCAGCGCGAGCGCCGTCCGCCGCCCCGGTCGCCCGGACTCTATCGACAGTTCTACCAGCAACGTCTTCACCGCCCCGTCGCCGAGGTCGCCTAACGAAACAATCGTTCCCCGCGAGTCCGACTCCGACGCTGCCCCGTACACGTTCGTCACGCTCGTCCCCTCCGCCGGCCGCAGCGTCAGCTTCAGGTTGTGCGCGACCGTAGAGAGAAGACCGTCCAGTTCCCTCTCGAAAATGCTCGGAATCTCCTCCGCCGTCCCGATATAATAGAACCTTCCCCCGCCCAGTTCGGCGATCGTCTCGAGCAGCTCCTCGTCGAAGCCGTCCCCGACGCCCATCGTCGTCACGGACACGCCGGCGGCCAAGTACTCCTTCGCGATCGCGCCGAGCTTCGGCTTGCTCGTAATCCCATGGTTGGCATGGCCGTCCGACAACAGGATGACGCGGTTCGTCGTCCCGCTCGCGACGGACCTCCGCACCTGCTGCGCCCCTTCCATCAGACCTCCGCTAAGGTTCGTGCTGCCTCCCGGTTGAATGGCCGCGATCCGCTCCTTCGTCGGAGGATCGATCGTCTGCACCTCGTCGTCGAACGCGACCAGACGCAGCCGGTCCCCCTCCCGCATCTGGTCCGCCACGAATCGGCATGCTCTCTTGCTATATTCGATCGGCGCGCCGGCCATCGACCCGCTGCGGTCGAGGACAAGCGCCAAGTTGAGAGGCGGCCGCTCGCCGCGGCGGGTGCCGCTGCCGCGGACCTCGACGAGCAGGTACGCTCTCTCGAGCCCGCCGACGGGGATGTAGGGCCGCTCCCAGGTTGTTTTCACGGATACGGTGCGAATGGATTCAAGCATTTTCCGAAACCCTCCTGTACTCAATTCTGGTATGATTCGAGTATAAGAGAGTCCGAACGGATGCGGGTTGCAAGCCACGCAACATGGAGGAGCGAAGCGGAAGCGATGATGATGAAGGAAGCGTTCATGCACTATTTGCAACACGAGCATATATTCCCGGGCGAGGCTCCCGAGCTGCTCAGCTATCGGGAGATCTCCTACAACGAAATCGCCCTGCCCGCGCAGGCGCCGCCGCCGGAGCTCCAGCTGGACGATCTGCTGAACCAAGCGAAGGCGTCCGGGACGCTAGGGACGTACATCCGGCAGCTCGCCCTCTCGCGCGACATGCTGACCTACCGGGCGGCGCGGTTCGAGTCGGGCCAAATCAGCCGGGATTACTGGAGTCGCTTGCTGAACGACGAGGTCAACGCCTCGAAGGAGAAGCTGCTGCGGGTGGCGGTGCTGCTGCAGTTGAGCTGCGAGGAAGCCGAGGAGATGTTGGAAAAGGCGGGGTACTCGCTCAGCCCTACGATTTTGCGGGATGTTATCGTCGGGTATTGCTTGCAGCGCCGTATTTACGACTTCGCCGAGATCGAGGAGACGCTCGCCGACCGCGAAGTGCAGTCGTTGTTTAACGATCGGAAGGGGGCTTGATTCATGCATTTTATTGATCTGAAGCATTTCGCAAGCGGGCAAATCCAGGATATCTATGCGATTGCCGACACCCTGAGGACAAATCCGTGCAGGCCGTTGGAAGGAAAGACGTTCATTCTCTTCTTTCCGCAGACTAGCCTTCGAACGAGAACGACGTTCGAGAGCGGCATTCGGCAGCTGGGAGGGGACTGTATTCTCTTCCCGCCGGAGACGTTGGACCGAAGGGAAGAGCTGATCGATACCGTCAAGTATTTGGAAAATTGGGCGGACGGCATCGTGGTCCGACACCCGGACGCCGCCAAAGTGAAGCTTCTTGCGGAGCATGCCGCGATCCCGATTATCAACGCGATGACCTCCGAAAACCATCCGTGCGAGGTCGTCGCCGACTTCTACGCGTTGCGACAGCGGAGAGAGGACTATCTTGACCTTGTTTATACGTACGTCGGTCCCGTCGGCAACATCTTCAAGGCGTGGGCCGACCTTGCGGAAGTGATGAACCTCCGCTTCCATCACGTGTGTACGCCGGATAACGAATACAGGGAGCCTGACGCCAACTATCGCTTTCATTCCGATCTGGACGACATCTTGCCGCAGAGCGATGTCATCCTAACGGATTCGCTGCCGGACTCTTACCGAAACTCCGAATATATCGATGCTTACCAGATTACGCTGGAGAAGCTGCGCACCGCGAAGCCTCGCGCGATGCTCAATCCTTGTCCTCCCTTCTTTCGCTCGGAGGAAGTCAGCGAGGACGCGATCGATTCGGAATTCTTCGTCGGCTATGGCTTCAAGAAGGACCTCCTGCTTGTGCAGCAGGCGATTCTTGTGTATTGCTTGTTTGGTCGGTTATAAAAAAAACAGAACTAATGTTCGCATGTTTTTTTGAATTTTGATATACTGTAAGAGGTACTAGCTTGGCTTGTAAGGGCGGTCGGCTAATCTCCCGGAAGGGAGGTGATGCCCGTGGACGTATTCGAATCACTATACTTAATGATAGCCTTCGCTACATTGGTTGTGTTGATCCTGAACACGTCGCAACGGAAATAGACCGCCCACCCTGACAAGGTCGCGGTCTATTCCTGCGTCAATCTAGGGAACAAGCCAACCGCTCTTACAGCGGCTTGCTGTACCACTGGGGGCCGTAGCAGCGGCTCCCTTTCAATTAGTTTAATCATACCTCAGCGTAGAGATACCTGCAACGTCTGTTGTTTGCAATACCGCTCCGATTCAACGTCTCGAATTGTCCGATATCCCCTCTTACCGTTAAACCAACTGACTATACATATTTTCTCTTGCGCACTTCCCCCATCTGAAGAACGCGATCCTTCCCCCAGGGTTCTATAGAACTCCACATTCTTCACAGAGTCCTTCAATCATGGAATGTCCTCCGAGAGCATCTCAGGATTTTTCCGCACCCCACTACTTTACCTGTCGTAGTATTGATGCTACAATGGGGACTACTACGACAGATGAAGTAGGGGGCGACGAGTTGATCAGCAGCGACGTGATTCGCGGGTACAACGACACGATCATCTTATGCCTGTTGTTGGACAACGAATCTTACGGTTATGAGATTTCCAAGAAGATCAAGCTGTTGTCGGAAGGCAAGTACGTAATGAAGGAGACGACGTTGTACTCGGCCTTTACGCGATTGGAGAAGAACGGCTATATCGTTTCCTTTTATAAGGAAGAGGAGACGCATGGAAGGCGGCGTACGTACTATCGCATTACGCCTGCGGGAATAGAGTATTACCGTGAGAAATGCATCGAGTGGAACGTAACCCAGCACGTGATCAATAAATTTGTAAGGGAGCTGTGACCGGATGGAGACCATTATCAGTTACCTCGACAACATGTTTGCGGCATTCCCCCGAACGAGCCAAATCCTCAAGCTGAAAGAGGAATTGCTGACGACGATGGAGGAGAAATATTTCGAGTTGAAGCGCGAGGGCAAGTCGGAAAATGAAGCGGTCGGCATCGTCATCTCCGAATTCGGCAACGTCGAAGAGCTGATGCGCGAAGTGGGAGTCGCGCCGGAAGCGGAGCACACCTTCGGCCCGGTACTAAGCATGCCGGAAACAGAGCAGTATCTTGCTCATAAGAAGAGAGTCGGCTTGCTCGTCGGGCTCGGCGTCATGTTATGCATAACGGGAGCCTCGTTGCTCATCGCTTTAAGCAATCTGCTCAGCGACGTAGGAATGATGGTCGGAATGATTACTATGTTCCTCTTGGTAGCAGCCGCTGTCGGCTTATTCATCTATAGCGGCATGCAGTCGGAAGCGTTCAAATATTTGCAGTCCGATTTCATCCTGCCCGGGGACTTGCGCGCTTCGCTTCAGCGGCAGCGGCAAGCGTTCATGCCGACCTACACATTCGCGATAATCGTCGGCGTAGGATTGTGCGTCCTGTCGCCGGTGCTGCTGTTCGCTACCATGCTGGCGAGCGACGACATTACGACCTATGGCGTCGTCGGCATGCTGCTCATGATCGCCGCAGCCGCGTTCTTGTTCGTCTACGCCGGGAACATGAAACAGAGCTTCAGCGTACTGCTGAAGCTCGGGGAGTACTCCAAGGTAAACCAGGAGCAGAACAAGGTGATCGGGGCGGTCGCAGCGTTCATCTGGCCGTTGGCTACGGTGGTGTTTTTGCTCGGCGGGTTTCTGTTCAAGGCTTGGCACGTCAGTTGGCTCGTGTTCCCGGTGACGGCATTGTTGTTCGGCGCCTTCAGCGCGGTGTACAGTATCACGAAGGGAAGCGCTGGGAAGAGCGGCTAGTGCGCTTGGACGCAATTCCAACGACTCGAAAGGGCAACGGCCTTTTCGAGTCGTTTCGTTCGGAACTAATTCGTCATTCCGCCAACTTCATAAACAACGTCCCGTCGATCGACGTAACCGAGGCGCGTCTCTCGTCCACCAATTTCGATTTTCGAAGCCGGTAGGCGCGAACCTCATCGAAGAAGGGCTGACGCTTCCCGCTCGAATAGGTCCGGAACACCAGTAACGCTTCGTCCAACTTGCACATCGACTTTGCTATCTTTAAGAGCTCGTCAGCCCTAGCGCCGTTCCGAACGTTCAAGATCCCGATCGCATGCCGCGGCGTAACCTCCGCATCGGCGAACAGCTTGTCCAAGGTTTCCTCATCTTTCTTGAAGTAATTTTCCCGCTCCAAGTGCAAGGCGAAGTCGTGCCAGTAGTCATCCTCGTAGCTGTAGCTCCCCCACCACGTCAGATCCATGGCGCGCCGTTTTCCGTTGCATGTGTCCTCCGTGAACGGATAATAACCCAACATCGAACCGAGTCGCGAGAAATATTCGATCTCCGTCATCGTGAACGAATGCTTCCCGTGATGCACGGACAGATTGAACGTATGGTAGTTCCGAACATACCCTTCGAACACTCGTATTAAATCAAGCTGCATACATGAACCCTCCCTACAGCCCGGAACGGAAAAACCGATCCACAGCCCGCTCCAGCGCCTCGCTCTCGCCCTTCCCCGGAGCCAGCTCGATCGCCCCCATGCGATACCGCTCGTGATACCACTCCTGGAAATAACGAAGCTCATCCTCCGGTCCCCCGCGGGACGGCGTCAAGATAAACACCGCCTCCACCGCCGGGCTGTCGTTCTCCCTCGACACGATGCCGTCGCGATACTTATGCATCTCCCCTAGCGCCGTACCGACATTCGCCGGAACGCGATACTTCGGATCGAACACCAGCACGCGCTTGCCGTCTTCGATCGTAATATCCGGCTCCATTTGCTGCGTGAACGAATAGAGCGTCGGCGAGTTCCATCGAAATACGCGTTGGTAATACAGCGCATACCCCTCCACCAGAGACACCCGGCTCTCCCGATGCTTCGCAAGAGATAGGAACAGCCGCTCCCCCGCCGTTCGATATAACGCTTGCGTCTCCTGGAGCAGCCCTTTCCGACGGAACAATCGCACCAGCTGCATATAACACCAAATCTCATAGAGCGCGAACGTATCTTTCAGTGGAAAAGGAACCCCAAACCCCCATCGTGCCTTCCCATGTCGATACAGACGTTCGAACCAAAGATAGCCCAACCGATACACGGGATGCTTCCGAAGGATCGTGCTGACCTGAATCGGTCCGCGATGAGCCGCAATGCCTTGAAACAACTCCTGTCGCAACCAGTATTGTACGCGGTCCATGTATGTCCGCGCTTTCTCCTGCACCTCGGGCAAGCCGCAGACCATGTACTGTAAGAGCAGCCCTTGCAGCTCCGACAGGAACCGCTTCAGCAAGGCATTCTCATAGATCCCGTAATGCTCGCGCCGAATCGAGGTTACCACATGGGGCGGAATCGCAGCACCGCCTTCGTCATCCCCGTAATGGCGTTCCAACCATCGCGTCGTGGCGACGGAGACCGACTTCACCTGCTCCCGGCGCATGAGCACCTCCTCATTCCGCAGCCGTCGCAGGGGCCGTTCCAAAATACGCCGAACGATGCCGGCCAGCTCCTGAAAACCGTAGTCGACGTAATTCCACTGCGCCCAGGAGATGCGCCGATCCTTCCCCTCCGATTCCATAGGTAGCGTCAGCCCCGCATATTGGAAGCACACGTCGGCTTCTTCCAGAATGTCGGTCATCATGAGCTCGAATTGCGCTGTCGTCAGCTTACGCTCGTCGGGGTATACATAGTTGGGGTACGACTCCCGATTCAAAGCGAATTCGACGTGCCCGCTCTGGAAAGGCGTGATAAACCGGCCTTCTACGCCGTTCTTCCCGCTCCGATACGCAAGCGGCACGCCCCCCATGGCGAGCCGCTCGGGCATCTCCTCCGTCTCCCACGTCCACTCGTACTCCGTCGCCTCGCGGAGATACGCCTCGGCCAGCGGCGCCCACTCCCCGCCCGGCTGCCGGACGCGGAACTTATCGCCAGAACTGAGCGGCGCCATACCGGACGATCTCCTTCTCCATGCGCTCGACGATCCGGACGCTTTCGCTTCCCGCGCCGAACCGCTCCGCCAGCGTCCCCTTCAGCGCGGACAGCATGTCCGCGATCGAGTCGTCGCCACGGACTTTGGGGAGAACCTTCTCCATAACAACCCGTTCCAGCGCCTTCTCCTCGTCCAACCGAACGCTGTCCTCCAGCGCCTTATTCTGCAGCAGCTTACGAAGCATCTCCTGCATCGACCGGTAACCGAAGTGGAGGTGATGCTCTTTCATGATGCCGTACACCTTCCTCAGAAAATGAAACTCCCCCGCGACCCTCCCCTGCGTCTCCTCGTCGATCCGATCCCAGAATGAATCGAAGTCGACCTCGCTGAGCGTCATGACGAACGCGCGATCGAGCACCTTGTCTGAGATCGCATGCGTCGTCTCGTCCACGTTCACCGTCCCGATCACATACAAGTTCGGTGGGATCGTCACCGTCTTCGGAACTGCCTCCACGTCCTCGCGACTATGCAGCGGAATCTCCTTGCGCGACTCGACGCCGCTTAAGTAATCGCTGAGATAGTACTCGACGCGAGCCAGATTCATCTCGTCCAACACGATGAAATGCGGCTTCTCCCGCTCCTGCTGCGCCTGCAATACGACGCGCAGAAACTCCGGCACGACGTATCGCTGCTCGAAGGAACTGTAGTAGCCGAACAAGGCGCTCGAATCCGTCCAATCCGGCCGTACCGGAATAATAGAGAGGTACGGATTAGCCGCTTCATACTCCAAGCCGTACACCGCATTCGCATATAAGCGAGCCAGCTGCGTTTTTCCCGTGCCCGAGATACCGCTCAGAATGACGAAGTGCTTATCGTCCAACGCCGTTAAATTCAAATGGAAGTCGCGCACAATGTCCAGGGAGAAGGTGAGGCCGCTGCTCACCACCGTATCGAGAATCGGCGGCAGCCGGAAGCTGGCCGTGTACGTCTCCGGGTCGCCTCCCTCGTCGCCTCCGTCTCCTGCGCCGGCAGGTTTCGGCGGTTGCGATCCCCCCTCCTCCGACGTCGGCAACTGCAGCTTCTCGCTCGCATGTGCAAACAGCAGCGCCGACGCAATGAGCCGCTTCTTCACCTCCGCGGCCGGCTCCGTGAATGCGGCCGCATCGTTATCGAACACGCCCGCGAGGTACGTATCGGCGTCTCGCACCTCAATGCCGTGCTGCCGCAGCAACGTCATACTTTCCTCAAGCACCTTGGCATTGTCTAGGCTATGCGTCGCGAACGTTTTCCGAATCCACCATTCCTGGAGGCCCGGTCCTAGCAGATTGCGAATGTTCGTGTAGATATGGTTATGACCGTCCAGTTGGATCGCCAGCACTTCGTGCGGCGTCTGCTTCTCATGGTAACGGTAGTAGACGACGTACCCTTTCTCGATGAGCTGGTCCCCATCCTTCACCGTAAACGCCTGACGCGAAACGCCGGATTGCACCTTCTCCGCGGCGGACAGCTGCAGCTGATACGGCTTCTGGAACAGCAAGATCTCTTGTTTCTCATGCTCTTCCTTAAACAGCTCGAGAATGCGGCCGGCGCGATCGCTCAATCCCTTCTCATCCGCTAAGTAACTCCGGATCGAGCTCAGCTGCGCGTACGCCTTGTCCAGCTCCTCGAAGAGACGCGACTCCGACCATTCCTCTTTCAAAGGGTGAAGCTTCGCGAAATAAAACCACGGCCGCCTCCGCGGCTTAATACAGGACTTGATAAAGTCTTGTACCGCATCAAACTTCACGATCTCCCGTTCCGGCGCGTCTTGCCCGCTGCTGGAGGCCATTACAGTGGTGTCGGCGCCCAAGCCGCCGAGAATGTCCCCCAACCGATTCGTGCGCGACGCTTCCCACATCGGATAGAAGTTCGTCTCCACGTGGATCGACACCACTCTGCTCATTCCGTTGAATTCCAGCGTCAGCTCGTTGACCTGCGATTGGCCCACGGTGCGCATGATCTGAACGAAATACTTCCGGCCGATATTCGAATGCTTCTTCTTCAATGCGTCATGATACGTCGTCTGCAGCGTAGTTGCGTAAGTATGGATATGTAAGGAGGGATCGTTCAGCCTTCTCAAGTAGCTCTCTACTAGTGGCTTCACCGTCGCCTCGACTTGCTCTAGTACTAGCTTACAGCGTTCGCTCGTTACATTCAGGTCGAACAACGTCTGGTAATGCGATAATTGCAGCATGCGTCGACTAGACTCCTCTCGTTCCTTCGCTAGACTCATTATACTGCAAGAGGCACCTGCGATCCCTGTAAAACTGCGTCAACCAATCCCGCTCCCCCGGCGTCCACACCGGTTCCGACAAAATCGCCTTCGCACACGCCTCCCAGCTGAGGAACGCGATCCGCTCCCCAAGGGCTCTATAAAACTCTATATCTTTCCCGCTCTCTTTCAACCTCGGAATATCCTCGGCTAGCATCTCCGGATATCTTCGGTATTCCAGCATCTTATAATAGTAGAGCCGACTGCCCGGGGCTTTCTGATATCTGTCCGGCGTCAGCATAACGAAGAAAAATCGCTCTACTTTATCTTCGACGGACTGCAGCCCGATATCGATGCATCTCGCGATTTGATTCCGGTTCGTGCAATGCGTCGTATCGACGGAAATATCGGAAGTGAACTTCGCCTCGATGAAGAGACTCCGACCGCCGTATTCCGCCCAAGCGTCGAAATTCGTCGGCCCCTCCAGCCGATCTTTGCCCTGCGCGCTGTCCCGAACGTACTTCACCGGGTGGCGTTCCGCCTCCTCCCGCAGCGATCGCAGCACCGCTTCTGCGGGAGAGATCGCCTTTTCTAAAGCAAGCTCCGAAGGCAGTCCCGTCCACTCCGATTCCGGAAACGTCGAAGTCATTAGCCCTTCCCACGCCGACGGTCCGCAACGCCGCAGCGCCGCGAACGTCACCAACGTCATCGTTGGCTCGTCCTTATACGCTTGAAGCTCCTCCTTCAAGCCGTGCACGGCTTGCCCTTGCAGCGCTGTCGATGCCTTCGCGGCTTGCTGCAACAGCCTCTCGAAGTGGGCCGCTCTCGCTTCCTTATTCGCGGTGTACAAATCTAGCAATTCATCCCTCTTGA
The nucleotide sequence above comes from Paenibacillus antri. Encoded proteins:
- a CDS encoding M28 family peptidase; this translates as MNTVTAAVPVNTLLSRYGFRASDLVTPDSSYGALLDRALHEAGIGLDELPSISEQDWQLALRKARDRFDGPGGETLVDPRRAPLPLSSIDFYMAGVVRWMNELGIHTYSCCDGHGKRLPHANMISYLGTQQKHILQVSAPEGMSLRAQGRRVQWEMNPSEPERLLQFAERLYCIVSEPATLFRYEADRFAEGLVELLEIPGESGSEERIRRAAIAKLRRHADDLFVDRAGNVCAAILCGEGPTVLLSAHMDVFSEIEPERRIVRRGTELSSSEGILGADDRAGMAVILELCRRVHRTNFNGTLKVALTVREEIGLEGSQALDAAWLEDVRGAIVVDRRGTRDIVTSCGRVIPFCSEAYGRLFEAAGALAGMPDWRVTPGGSSDAKVLATEFGIPSVNLSAGYRHEHTSSETVDYLATYQTVKLIECVLHRNMIQ
- a CDS encoding vWA domain-containing protein translates to MLESIRTVSVKTTWERPYIPVGGLERAYLLVEVRGSGTRRGERPPLNLALVLDRSGSMAGAPIEYSKRACRFVADQMREGDRLRLVAFDDEVQTIDPPTKERIAAIQPGGSTNLSGGLMEGAQQVRRSVASGTTNRVILLSDGHANHGITSKPKLGAIAKEYLAAGVSVTTMGVGDGFDEELLETIAELGGGRFYYIGTAEEIPSIFERELDGLLSTVAHNLKLTLRPAEGTSVTNVYGAASESDSRGTIVSLGDLGDGAVKTLLVELSIESGRPGRRTALALAWEYADVTDGAEHCRFAAELPVEFTNDGALLSLPRDPEVTKQAELTRSALAIESAMAALDGGRSEEGQRLLREQAERLREMASALNAPSLAAESELLSEQLESFSYDRAARKKLHAQKYRQMKGK
- a CDS encoding ornithine carbamoyltransferase — protein: MHFIDLKHFASGQIQDIYAIADTLRTNPCRPLEGKTFILFFPQTSLRTRTTFESGIRQLGGDCILFPPETLDRREELIDTVKYLENWADGIVVRHPDAAKVKLLAEHAAIPIINAMTSENHPCEVVADFYALRQRREDYLDLVYTYVGPVGNIFKAWADLAEVMNLRFHHVCTPDNEYREPDANYRFHSDLDDILPQSDVILTDSLPDSYRNSEYIDAYQITLEKLRTAKPRAMLNPCPPFFRSEEVSEDAIDSEFFVGYGFKKDLLLVQQAILVYCLFGRL
- a CDS encoding putative holin-like toxin yields the protein MPVDVFESLYLMIAFATLVVLILNTSQRK
- a CDS encoding PadR family transcriptional regulator produces the protein MISSDVIRGYNDTIILCLLLDNESYGYEISKKIKLLSEGKYVMKETTLYSAFTRLEKNGYIVSFYKEEETHGRRRTYYRITPAGIEYYREKCIEWNVTQHVINKFVREL
- a CDS encoding permease prefix domain 1-containing protein, whose protein sequence is METIISYLDNMFAAFPRTSQILKLKEELLTTMEEKYFELKREGKSENEAVGIVISEFGNVEELMREVGVAPEAEHTFGPVLSMPETEQYLAHKKRVGLLVGLGVMLCITGASLLIALSNLLSDVGMMVGMITMFLLVAAAVGLFIYSGMQSEAFKYLQSDFILPGDLRASLQRQRQAFMPTYTFAIIVGVGLCVLSPVLLFATMLASDDITTYGVVGMLLMIAAAAFLFVYAGNMKQSFSVLLKLGEYSKVNQEQNKVIGAVAAFIWPLATVVFLLGGFLFKAWHVSWLVFPVTALLFGAFSAVYSITKGSAGKSG
- a CDS encoding DUF2357 domain-containing protein gives rise to the protein MAPLSSGDKFRVRQPGGEWAPLAEAYLREATEYEWTWETEEMPERLAMGGVPLAYRSGKNGVEGRFITPFQSGHVEFALNRESYPNYVYPDERKLTTAQFELMMTDILEEADVCFQYAGLTLPMESEGKDRRISWAQWNYVDYGFQELAGIVRRILERPLRRLRNEEVLMRREQVKSVSVATTRWLERHYGDDEGGAAIPPHVVTSIRREHYGIYENALLKRFLSELQGLLLQYMVCGLPEVQEKARTYMDRVQYWLRQELFQGIAAHRGPIQVSTILRKHPVYRLGYLWFERLYRHGKARWGFGVPFPLKDTFALYEIWCYMQLVRLFRRKGLLQETQALYRTAGERLFLSLAKHRESRVSLVEGYALYYQRVFRWNSPTLYSFTQQMEPDITIEDGKRVLVFDPKYRVPANVGTALGEMHKYRDGIVSRENDSPAVEAVFILTPSRGGPEDELRYFQEWYHERYRMGAIELAPGKGESEALERAVDRFFRSGL